Proteins encoded together in one Priestia aryabhattai window:
- a CDS encoding DUF3231 family protein — protein sequence MMEHHTKLTSAEIACTWTGYMNDSMSKCVLGYFLKHIEDKEIKSIVQMAYDFSATHVEKLHVLFQEEKISLPIGFTDEHDVNRDAGRLYTDTFILTYINHMAKVGMLAFSGFLSMSARKDIRLYFKKGLEEASNLYDKSSDIALSKGLFVRAPYIAYPTQTDTVDSKSYLSGFSVFSKERPLNAIEISHLYMNIQTNIIGSKLSLGFAQTSQREKIQKWMLRGAEISEKHVQIFAQALLDNHIQPPVPHDIAISDLTTPVFSDRLAMFQMALLSAAGTGNYATAAAASQRSDLVVNYERLSLEIGQYAKDGADIMIHHKWLEQPPGTKDKEQLAKKKE from the coding sequence ATGATGGAACATCACACCAAACTCACTTCAGCTGAAATAGCCTGTACGTGGACTGGCTATATGAATGATAGTATGTCCAAATGTGTACTCGGTTATTTCTTAAAACATATCGAAGATAAAGAAATTAAATCGATTGTTCAAATGGCTTATGATTTTTCAGCTACTCATGTAGAAAAACTTCATGTTTTATTTCAAGAGGAAAAAATTTCTCTACCAATAGGGTTTACAGATGAACATGATGTGAATAGGGATGCTGGCCGTCTCTACACAGATACATTTATCCTTACATATATCAATCACATGGCAAAAGTAGGAATGCTAGCATTTAGTGGATTTCTTTCAATGAGTGCTCGAAAAGATATACGGTTATATTTTAAAAAAGGACTTGAAGAAGCCTCTAATTTATACGATAAAAGTTCAGATATAGCTCTTTCAAAAGGACTATTCGTTCGTGCTCCTTATATTGCTTATCCTACCCAAACAGATACGGTAGACAGTAAAAGTTATCTCAGTGGATTTTCTGTTTTTAGTAAAGAACGCCCCTTGAATGCAATAGAAATATCACATTTATATATGAATATCCAAACGAATATCATAGGCAGTAAGCTATCCCTTGGCTTTGCTCAGACATCTCAACGAGAAAAGATTCAAAAATGGATGTTAAGAGGGGCCGAAATTTCAGAAAAGCATGTACAGATTTTTGCACAAGCACTTCTCGATAATCATATTCAGCCCCCGGTTCCACATGATATTGCTATTAGTGACTTAACTACACCCGTCTTTTCTGATCGACTAGCGATGTTTCAAATGGCTTTATTAAGTGCAGCAGGAACGGGTAACTATGCAACCGCAGCAGCTGCAAGTCAACGAAGTGATCTCGTTGTCAATTATGAAAGGCTATCTCTTGAAATCGGACAATATGCAAAAGATGGGGCTGATATCATGATCCATCATAAATGGCTTGAGCAACCACCTGGAACAAAAGACAAAGAACAACTGGCTAAGAAGAAAGAATAA
- a CDS encoding DUF3231 family protein, which translates to MDKNKLKLTSSEIGTLWGEYVNGTMIDIVNRYMFSIIEDESIKAIFEDAIKTFAKQKKQIVAFIENEGFPVPIGFTESDLNKGTKRLFTDIFCLNYLHIMTLHGLLGHITSLGVSVREDLRHFYDSCDNDAKRMYHQTIELLLEKGDFQRDPYFYPATNPEYISSQDFTDGFFGKGRRLTAIEIISISFNLKKSIMAKTLSIGFSQVSQTKEVRKFLEDSEKTADDQIQSFSKIMHADNLPIPKSWETEVTISTDSPFSDKLMMYHIGFLFQTSQAYHGTGLASAMRTDLVATYERIILKNLMVTKKWFDIMVKNKWVEQPPLAPNRKEIAKEK; encoded by the coding sequence TTGGATAAGAATAAATTAAAGCTTACATCTTCCGAAATAGGAACACTATGGGGAGAGTATGTAAACGGAACGATGATAGATATAGTAAATAGATATATGTTCTCTATTATTGAAGATGAGTCAATAAAGGCCATTTTTGAAGATGCTATCAAGACCTTCGCAAAACAAAAAAAACAAATTGTAGCTTTTATAGAAAACGAAGGGTTTCCAGTCCCAATTGGATTTACTGAGTCTGATCTTAATAAAGGTACCAAGAGGTTGTTCACGGACATATTCTGCTTAAATTATTTACATATCATGACGTTACATGGCTTGCTAGGACATATAACCTCATTGGGTGTTTCTGTCAGAGAAGACTTACGCCACTTCTACGATTCATGTGATAATGATGCAAAAAGGATGTATCATCAAACGATTGAATTATTACTTGAAAAAGGGGATTTTCAGAGGGACCCTTATTTTTATCCTGCTACAAATCCTGAATATATTTCTAGCCAGGATTTTACGGATGGTTTTTTCGGAAAAGGCAGACGTTTAACGGCAATAGAAATCATAAGTATTTCTTTCAACCTTAAAAAAAGTATTATGGCTAAAACCCTTTCTATTGGATTTAGTCAGGTCTCTCAAACAAAAGAAGTAAGGAAATTTTTAGAGGATTCGGAGAAAACAGCTGATGATCAAATACAATCCTTTTCAAAAATCATGCACGCAGATAATTTACCAATTCCTAAATCGTGGGAGACAGAAGTAACAATTTCAACAGACTCTCCTTTTTCTGATAAATTAATGATGTATCATATTGGTTTCTTATTCCAAACTTCACAAGCGTATCATGGAACAGGTTTAGCATCAGCCATGCGAACAGATCTTGTAGCTACTTATGAAAGGATTATTCTAAAGAATTTAATGGTAACAAAAAAATGGTTTGATATTATGGTGAAAAATAAATGGGTAGAACAGCCACCACTTGCTCCTAACAGAAAAGAGATTGCAAAAGAAAAATGA
- a CDS encoding LysE family translocator gives MNITSFVFYCFIVTFTPGPTNIVILSTVHNSGTKKAMEYTYGATIAFACLLAISSVLNTILATLIPKILMVMQVVGSFYMLYLAYQVYKMDSSKPTVNQTGTFMSGFLTQFLNPKVVLFTITVIPTYIMPYYVSVSAVTVGVIVVTVIGFLAFITWVLFGAIFKNFLQKHKKIVNVLMALFLVYAAIMVWV, from the coding sequence ATGAATATTACATCTTTTGTATTTTACTGTTTTATTGTTACATTTACACCAGGACCTACTAATATAGTTATTTTATCAACTGTACATAATTCTGGGACAAAAAAGGCAATGGAATATACGTATGGAGCAACGATTGCTTTTGCTTGCTTACTTGCTATTTCTTCCGTGTTAAATACGATATTGGCCACACTAATACCCAAAATTTTAATGGTTATGCAGGTAGTTGGAAGCTTTTATATGTTGTATCTTGCTTATCAAGTTTATAAAATGGATTCATCAAAACCAACTGTAAACCAAACGGGTACTTTTATGTCTGGGTTTCTTACACAGTTTTTAAATCCAAAAGTCGTACTATTTACAATAACCGTTATTCCTACCTACATTATGCCTTATTATGTCTCAGTGTCTGCGGTTACGGTAGGCGTTATTGTTGTAACTGTTATTGGATTCTTAGCATTTATCACATGGGTACTTTTTGGTGCCATCTTCAAGAATTTTTTACAGAAGCACAAAAAGATTGTGAATGTATTGATGGCATTGTTTTTAGTTTATGCTGCAATCATGGTATGGGTGTAG
- a CDS encoding AraC family transcriptional regulator encodes MDKFIYKKSASITALSASLTDFTYKKHSHKEYAIGVTLRGIQHYNLDGSLHLSYQNGVMLFNPEQAHDGMAHDKTGLDYVMLYIEPELLLEVIEKKEIVRFSDPIVYNYRLEQRILRLAHAILNKQDEALCNELLLSLTESLIQTDLSNGFKKDNALIKKAKDILHNNLENVLKLDEICKELDLSKFQFIRIFKSQTGSSPYQYFLNCKIERAKQLIEKNRDVYAAVAECGFVDLTHLNKHFKSVYGTTAFEYMSHLN; translated from the coding sequence ATGGACAAATTTATCTATAAAAAATCGGCAAGTATTACGGCTTTATCAGCAAGTCTTACTGATTTCACGTATAAAAAACACTCTCACAAAGAGTATGCAATAGGAGTTACCTTACGTGGGATTCAACATTATAATTTAGACGGCAGTTTACACTTGTCCTACCAAAATGGTGTTATGCTTTTTAATCCAGAACAAGCACATGATGGAATGGCACATGATAAGACAGGACTTGATTATGTAATGCTGTATATTGAGCCAGAATTGCTATTAGAGGTTATTGAGAAAAAGGAGATTGTACGTTTTTCAGATCCTATTGTATATAATTATAGACTTGAACAAAGAATACTACGTCTTGCTCATGCAATATTAAACAAACAGGATGAGGCTTTGTGCAATGAACTACTTTTATCTTTGACAGAAAGCCTTATCCAAACTGATCTTTCTAATGGTTTTAAGAAAGATAACGCTCTAATTAAAAAAGCAAAGGATATCCTTCATAACAATTTAGAAAATGTACTTAAACTTGATGAAATATGTAAAGAACTTGATTTATCAAAATTTCAGTTTATACGAATATTTAAGTCTCAGACTGGCAGTTCACCATACCAATATTTTCTTAACTGTAAAATAGAACGTGCAAAACAGTTAATAGAGAAGAATAGAGATGTCTATGCAGCAGTGGCTGAGTGTGGTTTTGTTGATTTAACTCATTTAAATAAACACTTTAAAAGCGTATATGGAACAACAGCCTTTGAGTATATGTCACACTTGAATTGA
- a CDS encoding AraC family transcriptional regulator produces the protein MDKFVSGKITLNEYIQRTESNGVSFYIHYWGVMPQHYNNSLHKHSFFEVCYVLEGEGTYIDQGCTYQIKENTMFLSRPDVLHQIKSDTGFFLLYVGFELIESDSSEKWVTIIEEAKQCSEVVIDVKDDAAAPLMWKSLLIQAAKSESALLEEILSNLAHSLILSLIQNFVVTSNYHSQKTVQKKSSLILTLAKLYIKDNLSNSIKLTDTATYLHLSSRHLSRLFKAELGISYSEYVQNERIQRAATLLKTTDLSIRDIAQETGFPDVHYFTRVFTASMHSSPGRFRALYTKLKTVIYKD, from the coding sequence TTGGATAAGTTTGTCTCAGGGAAAATCACTTTAAATGAATATATTCAACGTACAGAAAGCAATGGAGTATCTTTTTATATTCACTATTGGGGAGTCATGCCACAGCATTACAATAATTCACTTCATAAACATTCATTCTTTGAGGTGTGTTACGTTTTAGAAGGAGAAGGAACTTATATAGACCAGGGATGTACATATCAAATAAAAGAAAATACAATGTTCCTTTCTAGACCCGATGTTTTACACCAAATAAAAAGCGACACCGGATTTTTTCTCTTATATGTGGGGTTTGAACTAATTGAATCAGATTCAAGTGAAAAGTGGGTAACAATAATTGAAGAGGCAAAACAATGTTCGGAAGTAGTGATAGATGTAAAAGATGATGCAGCTGCACCGTTAATGTGGAAGTCACTTTTAATTCAAGCAGCAAAAAGCGAAAGCGCTCTTTTGGAGGAGATACTATCAAATTTAGCTCATTCCCTTATTCTTTCATTAATACAAAACTTTGTTGTGACTTCGAATTACCATAGTCAGAAGACTGTTCAAAAAAAGTCTTCTTTAATCCTTACCCTTGCGAAATTATATATTAAAGATAATCTATCAAATTCTATTAAACTTACGGATACAGCTACTTATTTACACCTATCTAGTCGACACCTCTCTCGGCTATTTAAAGCTGAATTAGGTATAAGCTACTCAGAGTATGTACAAAATGAAAGGATTCAAAGAGCTGCTACATTGCTCAAAACTACCGATTTATCTATTAGAGATATTGCGCAAGAAACAGGGTTTCCAGACGTTCACTACTTTACACGTGTTTTTACCGCTTCAATGCATAGTTCACCAGGACGTTTTCGCGCTCTATATACAAAGTTAAAAACAGTTATATATAAAGATTAG
- a CDS encoding sugar phosphate isomerase/epimerase family protein: MKLSYVTDSLGHLSFKEMLDVITEMGIDTIEMTTGGWSPAPHLRLNELLESDYKRADFLNELEKRNIKLCALNCSGNPLDPGELGKEHREVTDKTFELAKLLGVKKIIMMSGLPAGSPEDKVPNWITYTVSWPPVLKDILDYQWNEVTIPYWKELVKKAESCGIEKIALENFSSQLVYNPETLFKLRNAVGPIVGLNLDPSHLIWMGADPILSARELGGAIHHVHGKDVRLERHLSGVNGVMETKEVTDVANRAWNYVAVGCGQDLQWWKEFFSVVKMMGYDEEVSLEMEDLTMSVEAGVRTSIHALKQTLSF; the protein is encoded by the coding sequence ATGAAATTATCTTATGTAACAGACAGTTTAGGACATTTATCTTTTAAAGAAATGTTAGATGTGATAACAGAGATGGGAATCGATACGATCGAAATGACCACAGGAGGTTGGTCACCAGCTCCTCACTTGAGACTAAACGAACTTTTAGAAAGCGATTACAAAAGAGCTGACTTCTTAAATGAATTGGAAAAACGCAATATTAAACTTTGTGCATTAAATTGTTCTGGAAATCCATTGGATCCAGGTGAATTGGGTAAAGAGCATCGAGAAGTGACAGATAAAACATTCGAACTAGCCAAATTGTTAGGTGTAAAAAAAATAATTATGATGAGTGGATTACCAGCTGGAAGTCCTGAAGATAAGGTTCCAAACTGGATTACCTATACTGTAAGCTGGCCTCCAGTGTTAAAAGATATTTTAGATTATCAATGGAATGAAGTAACCATACCTTACTGGAAAGAGCTAGTTAAGAAAGCTGAATCTTGCGGTATTGAAAAAATTGCTCTTGAAAACTTCAGCTCTCAATTAGTCTATAACCCTGAAACATTATTTAAGCTGCGTAATGCGGTAGGACCTATCGTAGGATTAAATTTAGACCCAAGCCACTTGATCTGGATGGGCGCAGACCCGATTTTATCAGCTAGAGAATTAGGAGGCGCCATTCACCATGTTCATGGAAAAGACGTGCGCCTTGAGCGACATTTATCAGGAGTGAACGGAGTAATGGAGACAAAAGAAGTGACGGATGTAGCAAATAGAGCTTGGAATTACGTAGCCGTAGGCTGTGGTCAAGATTTGCAGTGGTGGAAAGAATTTTTCTCTGTTGTGAAGATGATGGGTTATGACGAAGAAGTTTCTTTAGAAATGGAAGATTTAACAATGTCAGTAGAAGCTGGGGTTCGAACTTCAATCCATGCATTAAAACAAACACTTAGCTTTTAA
- a CDS encoding Gfo/Idh/MocA family protein, producing the protein MLNGEKKIARPLRWGMVGGGRLGQVGYKHRIGALRDNTAFHLVAGAFDIDPARGKDFGVNIGVSEERCYPNYETMFAEEAKRKDGLEVVSIATPNGTHYEICKAALHAGLHVICEKPLFFTSDEVLEIKALAEEKGKIVGVTYGFSGNQLLLQMRAMVEKGEIGDVRVVELQYTHGFNATDDGDKVNAAQKWRVDPKIAGPSYVLGDLSTHTYYMSQLIMPQMKIKKLLCDRQSFIGSRAPLEDNAYVLMHYENGAVGRLWTSSIDAGCMDGHRIRIVGSKASLEWWDSKPNELRYEVQGQPIQTLIRSMPYLDESCNADERLGALHQEGLSESWSNIYLKFAIAIDAKMRGDQETLDTLVYPDINAGLEGVRWIENCVRSADQGSVWVDFESNKEAALV; encoded by the coding sequence ATGTTAAATGGAGAGAAAAAAATTGCAAGACCGTTACGATGGGGTATGGTTGGTGGAGGAAGACTAGGGCAGGTTGGCTATAAGCATCGAATCGGGGCACTTAGAGATAACACAGCTTTTCACCTAGTAGCTGGGGCATTCGATATTGATCCTGCTAGAGGAAAAGACTTTGGTGTGAACATTGGGGTCTCTGAGGAACGTTGTTATCCAAATTATGAAACGATGTTTGCAGAAGAAGCGAAGCGAAAAGATGGACTTGAAGTTGTATCAATTGCTACGCCTAATGGTACTCATTATGAAATTTGTAAGGCGGCATTACACGCAGGTTTACATGTAATTTGTGAAAAGCCTTTGTTTTTTACAAGTGATGAGGTACTAGAGATTAAAGCATTAGCTGAAGAAAAAGGGAAAATCGTTGGGGTAACGTATGGATTCTCTGGTAATCAGCTGCTGCTTCAAATGAGAGCAATGGTTGAAAAAGGAGAAATCGGCGATGTACGAGTAGTTGAATTACAGTATACGCATGGATTTAATGCCACTGATGACGGAGACAAAGTGAATGCTGCGCAAAAGTGGCGCGTGGATCCTAAGATTGCAGGACCAAGTTATGTGTTAGGCGATCTTTCTACACACACGTACTATATGTCACAGTTAATCATGCCACAAATGAAAATTAAAAAGTTATTGTGTGATCGCCAGAGCTTTATCGGCAGTCGTGCTCCTCTAGAGGACAATGCTTACGTTTTAATGCACTATGAAAATGGGGCGGTAGGTAGACTGTGGACATCTTCTATTGACGCGGGTTGTATGGATGGTCATCGAATTCGTATTGTAGGTTCAAAAGCAAGCTTAGAATGGTGGGATAGCAAGCCGAATGAATTACGATATGAAGTGCAAGGGCAACCAATCCAAACGTTGATTCGATCAATGCCTTACTTAGATGAAAGTTGTAATGCGGATGAGCGTTTAGGCGCTTTACACCAGGAAGGACTTTCAGAGTCATGGTCAAATATTTACCTGAAGTTTGCAATTGCAATTGATGCAAAAATGCGTGGTGATCAAGAAACGTTAGATACACTTGTTTACCCAGACATTAATGCAGGACTAGAAGGCGTTCGCTGGATCGAAAATTGTGTACGCTCAGCAGATCAAGGATCCGTATGGGTAGATTTTGAGAGTAACAAAGAAGCTGCATTGGTATGA
- a CDS encoding sugar porter family MFS transporter, which produces MENLKLPSEYSAQTEQVKEKESKKFLKLVTIVSTFGGLLFGYDTGVINGALPFMARPDQLNLNPFTEGLVASSLVLGAAFGSIFGGRLSDNKGRRKVILYLAILFFFSAVGCVIAPNTTIMVVFRFLLGLAVGGSSVVIPSYLAEIAPTDRRGILVTQNELMIVTGQFLAYIFNAVIGNVFGDAGHAWRYMLVIATLPALALWIGVLILPESPRWLASKGKMADALKILQKIRSESIAQQELKDIKAHISEEQKIEKMSFKDLRIPWIRRIVVLGIFIGSISQLVGINSIMYYGTQILENSGFGTKTALIANVANGLIAVVAVIVGMSLLNKVNRRPMLLTGLIGVTVALITIGISALILTGSPVLPYVVLSMTVVYLAFFQGAIGPMSWLILAEIFPVRLRGIGMGLAVLFLWLCNFLVGLFFPLLLDVIGLSATFFLFAVFGIVGIIYVAKFLPETRGLSLEQIEANFKKG; this is translated from the coding sequence GTGGAAAATCTCAAATTGCCTAGTGAGTACTCAGCCCAAACGGAACAGGTAAAGGAAAAGGAATCAAAAAAGTTTTTGAAATTAGTCACCATTGTATCAACGTTTGGAGGGCTATTATTCGGATATGATACAGGGGTTATTAATGGCGCGCTTCCATTTATGGCTCGTCCTGACCAATTAAACTTAAATCCTTTTACTGAAGGTTTAGTAGCAAGTTCTTTAGTATTAGGTGCGGCTTTTGGCTCGATATTTGGTGGACGCTTATCTGATAATAAAGGACGTAGGAAAGTTATTTTGTATCTTGCGATATTATTTTTCTTTTCCGCAGTTGGTTGTGTTATAGCGCCAAATACAACTATAATGGTTGTTTTCCGTTTTCTGTTGGGACTTGCTGTTGGCGGTTCTTCTGTGGTCATCCCCTCCTATCTTGCTGAAATAGCACCAACAGACAGGCGCGGCATTTTGGTTACACAAAATGAATTGATGATTGTTACTGGACAGTTCCTTGCTTATATATTTAATGCAGTTATTGGTAATGTTTTTGGAGATGCAGGACATGCATGGCGTTATATGTTAGTGATTGCGACATTGCCAGCTTTGGCGCTTTGGATTGGAGTACTCATTTTACCTGAAAGTCCTCGATGGTTAGCATCAAAAGGAAAAATGGCCGACGCATTGAAGATTCTACAAAAGATTCGTAGTGAGAGTATCGCTCAACAAGAATTAAAGGATATAAAAGCACATATTTCAGAAGAGCAAAAAATAGAAAAAATGAGTTTCAAAGATTTAAGGATACCTTGGATTCGCCGGATTGTGGTTCTTGGTATTTTTATTGGCTCTATATCACAGCTAGTGGGTATCAACTCTATTATGTATTATGGAACACAAATTCTTGAAAATTCTGGTTTTGGTACAAAAACAGCATTAATTGCAAACGTAGCAAACGGATTAATTGCCGTTGTAGCAGTTATTGTTGGTATGTCACTACTAAATAAAGTGAACAGAAGACCCATGTTGCTTACAGGTTTAATAGGTGTTACGGTCGCACTTATCACGATTGGCATTTCTGCTCTAATACTTACAGGATCTCCGGTGCTGCCATATGTAGTATTATCAATGACGGTAGTATACTTAGCATTTTTCCAAGGAGCTATTGGCCCAATGTCATGGCTCATACTTGCTGAAATCTTCCCTGTTCGTTTACGTGGTATTGGTATGGGATTGGCTGTATTATTTTTGTGGCTTTGCAACTTTTTAGTAGGATTGTTCTTCCCTCTTCTACTGGATGTAATCGGGCTGTCAGCAACATTTTTCCTATTCGCTGTGTTTGGTATTGTGGGAATAATATATGTAGCGAAATTCTTACCAGAGACTAGAGGACTGTCATTAGAGCAGATAGAGGCTAACTTTAAAAAAGGTTAA
- a CDS encoding Gfo/Idh/MocA family protein — MDTGEIGELKIINVSLSSYLENQDGNIRMNGELGGGSLYDMGCYCIHSIQTLLSSDPKRVFANMQKNHDRQIDISVTGLMELNNGMTATFEAAMDCTRIDYYEIIGTKGSIQVPRAFAPQLFKGEALILIYKQNGQYREEKVFGDQ; from the coding sequence ATGGATACCGGAGAAATTGGAGAGTTAAAAATAATAAATGTAAGTCTTTCATCCTATCTTGAAAATCAGGATGGAAATATTCGTATGAATGGTGAGTTAGGTGGGGGTAGCTTATATGATATGGGTTGCTACTGTATCCATTCCATTCAAACTCTATTAAGCTCGGATCCTAAGAGAGTTTTTGCTAACATGCAGAAAAATCATGATAGACAAATAGATATTTCTGTAACTGGATTGATGGAGCTTAACAATGGTATGACGGCCACATTTGAGGCTGCCATGGACTGTACGCGAATAGATTATTACGAAATTATTGGAACAAAAGGTAGTATTCAAGTGCCAAGGGCCTTTGCACCACAATTATTCAAGGGTGAAGCTCTTATCTTGATATATAAACAGAATGGGCAATACAGAGAAGAAAAAGTCTTTGGGGATCAGTAA
- a CDS encoding MFS transporter: MKNSYIKSSFGMYMNYLMLGMINIIIASNMDNLSERYGVTIAKISLLVSAIGIGKLIALFFVGRLSDGWGRKPVIITANFLYLLFLVGIPTTTSYVLAFVFAISAGIANSLLDSGTYPALTESFPTKASSASVLVKAAVSIGATLLPFIMAILVANHIFWGWTFFGMGALYLLTGIYLIFMPFPNHKLVSTKGGDVSQADFKEQPKFLGEGLAIILMGFTSTALFVVWQTWLPQLGTKLIGLESNQAIQLLSYFSIGALVSVLLLAIMLDKFISPIMIAIIYPIGAFLSMLTLFMVESYSIVIVSTFLMGLFTSGIFQLALSIMMKLFPASKATASSYVNIAASSAFILVPIITSGLVSSLGISMTLIFDMIIAVISVILAVFVLTRLKKIFG, encoded by the coding sequence ATGAAAAATTCTTACATCAAATCATCTTTCGGGATGTATATGAACTACTTAATGCTCGGTATGATTAACATTATTATTGCATCAAATATGGACAACTTATCAGAACGCTATGGTGTAACTATTGCAAAAATTAGTTTACTTGTATCAGCTATAGGAATTGGTAAATTAATTGCCCTCTTCTTTGTCGGTCGTCTTTCAGATGGTTGGGGTCGTAAACCAGTAATCATTACTGCCAATTTTCTTTATTTATTATTCCTAGTAGGAATACCGACAACAACAAGTTATGTACTCGCTTTTGTCTTTGCCATTTCAGCAGGTATTGCTAACTCATTACTTGATTCAGGAACATATCCGGCATTAACAGAATCGTTTCCGACAAAAGCGAGTTCTGCTTCTGTGTTAGTAAAAGCAGCCGTATCGATTGGGGCAACATTACTACCATTTATAATGGCAATTTTAGTCGCAAATCATATCTTCTGGGGCTGGACGTTCTTTGGAATGGGCGCATTATATCTATTAACTGGTATTTATTTGATTTTTATGCCATTTCCAAACCACAAATTAGTTTCAACGAAAGGAGGCGATGTAAGCCAAGCAGACTTTAAAGAACAGCCAAAGTTTCTTGGCGAAGGCTTAGCCATCATCCTAATGGGCTTTACTTCAACAGCATTATTCGTTGTGTGGCAAACATGGTTACCCCAATTAGGAACAAAACTTATAGGACTTGAATCTAATCAAGCAATACAATTGCTATCTTATTTCAGTATAGGTGCTCTTGTATCTGTACTTTTACTGGCAATTATGTTGGATAAATTTATCTCACCTATTATGATCGCCATCATCTATCCAATTGGTGCCTTCTTATCCATGCTTACATTATTCATGGTGGAATCGTACAGTATTGTAATAGTAAGCACATTCTTAATGGGATTATTCACATCAGGTATTTTCCAACTAGCTCTAAGTATTATGATGAAGCTTTTCCCTGCAAGTAAAGCGACAGCATCTTCGTATGTAAATATCGCTGCGAGTTCAGCTTTTATCCTTGTACCCATTATTACGAGTGGTTTAGTAAGCTCACTTGGAATTTCAATGACATTAATCTTCGACATGATTATTGCAGTAATTAGTGTCATACTTGCCGTATTTGTACTGACTAGACTAAAAAAGATCTTTGGCTAA
- the aroE gene encoding shikimate dehydrogenase, with protein MTHTIHEKNIDGKTKLVGLLATPIGHSLSPRMHNLGYTLAGLNYAYLAFEVGNNELKKAVNGFKAAGVAGFNVSMPNKMKVLEYLDELDDSAKYTRASNTVVNQDGKLIGYNTDGLGYVKNLIDHDVKLEGQKVTLVGSGGAATPIAIQLTQSGIREISIFARNDEYFAQAEENVNYINNEMKEFGVKANIFPLEDKEAFRREVAESAILANGTSLGMKPLDHLSIIDDTLDVLRKDLVVTDVVYNPQKTKLLAQAEEAGAKTINGLGMMLWQGALAFKLFTGVDMPMKQVKEILFADNK; from the coding sequence ATGACACATACAATACATGAAAAAAACATTGATGGAAAAACAAAATTAGTAGGACTGCTTGCAACACCCATTGGACATAGTCTTTCACCACGAATGCACAATCTTGGTTATACATTAGCAGGGTTAAACTATGCATATCTTGCATTCGAGGTAGGGAATAATGAATTAAAAAAAGCAGTTAATGGTTTTAAAGCTGCAGGAGTAGCAGGATTTAATGTATCCATGCCAAATAAAATGAAGGTATTAGAATACCTTGATGAGCTAGACGATTCAGCTAAATACACACGAGCAAGCAACACAGTAGTTAATCAAGATGGTAAATTAATTGGTTATAATACGGATGGCCTTGGGTACGTAAAAAATTTAATCGACCACGATGTGAAACTTGAAGGTCAAAAAGTAACACTGGTTGGCTCAGGTGGAGCTGCAACACCAATCGCTATTCAGTTAACGCAATCTGGAATTCGAGAAATCAGTATTTTCGCTCGTAATGATGAGTACTTTGCTCAAGCAGAAGAAAACGTCAATTATATTAATAATGAAATGAAGGAATTCGGTGTTAAAGCCAACATTTTTCCGTTAGAAGATAAAGAAGCTTTCCGACGTGAGGTAGCAGAAAGTGCTATCTTGGCTAATGGGACAAGTCTTGGAATGAAACCATTAGATCACTTAAGTATTATAGACGACACTTTAGATGTATTACGTAAAGATTTAGTTGTAACAGATGTAGTGTACAATCCTCAAAAGACAAAATTATTAGCTCAAGCAGAAGAAGCAGGTGCTAAAACAATTAATGGTTTAGGTATGATGTTATGGCAAGGTGCTTTAGCATTTAAATTATTCACAGGCGTTGATATGCCAATGAAGCAAGTTAAAGAAATTTTATTTGCAGACAACAAATAA